The DNA region CCTCTGGCTCACGCGGCTCGGCAGGAGCCTCGCTCTCCCAAACATGAGCCCTCCGCGGGTACCACATCTTCGCAGAAGCTGTGCAGCGCAGCCGTCGGAAAGCGTTATGGGACGTGCTGGCGCGATCAGACGTCCTCCGGCGCAGCCATCGGCAGGGCGAGGCTCCCGCCGAGCCGCTGCCGCATCGGACGTCCTCTGGCCCACGCGGCTCGGCAGGAGCCTCGCCCTCCCGAACATGCGGCTCGCCTCGGGTACCACATCTTCGAAGAAGTTGTGCGGCATGCGTCGGAAAGCGTTACAGGACATGCTGCGACCATCGTCAGTCTCGTTTGCGCGGCTGGCCCTCGGAGAGGGCGAGGCTCCTGCCGAGCCGCTGCCGCAACGGGCGTCCTTTGGCCCACGCGGCTCGGCAGGGCCTCGCCCTCCCGAACATTCGCGAGGCTCGGGTACCACCTTCGAAGACTCGCTACGTCCGGTGCGCGCGACTCATGCGCCAGGCCTCCCAGAATTCCCAGTTCATCACCTGATCTCCGCCGGTTTCGCTCGGGTGAGAAACCGCAGGAATCCGCGGCAAAGGAGGTGGAAATCGGTGGCAACATGAGCCTTCCATACGATAATCTCTTACACACCGAGATGAGACTGAGTCTCAGGTTCAGCGTCAATAATTGAGCTTGGTGCCTCTTTTCCAGAGGATTTGCGACAAATGAAGCTTTCTGAACTCCGGCCCGGCCAGAGTGGAATTGTTTCGGAACTCTGCCAAAAGGCGATTGTTTCGGGACGACTGATGGAAATGGGGCTGATTCCCGGCGAAGTCGTGGAAGTCATTCGGCGGGCGCCGTTTGGAGATCCGGTCGAGTATCGGATTCGTGGTGTGCGGATTTCCATGCGGTCGTCCGATGCATCCTGCGTTACTGTCGTCCCTGTGTCCGAGCGCGTGCCGGCGTAAGGCTCCATCAGATCGTGATTGCTCAGCCGTGAGCACCAGCCTTCCACCCTCTGCCCGCCCCGCATGTGCCGCCTCCGCTGCCGACAAACAAGCCCGCCCTCTTCGCGTCGCCCTGATCGGCAATCCCAACACCGGCAAAAGCACACTGTTTAACGCTTTGGCGGGCCTGCGCGTGCGCACCGGCAACTATCCGGGAGTCACCGTCGAAGAACGTGTCGGTCAGGTGAAGTGGGAGGGCCATTCGATCGAACTGATCGATCTGCCGGGAACCTACAGTCTGTCTGCTCGTTCGCCCGACGAAATGGTGGCGGTGGACGTGCTGACCGGACACGGCGGGCAGCCGGAACCCGATGTGATTGTCTGCATCTGTAATGCCGGCGCGCTGGAGCGGCACTTGTTCCTGGTCAGTCAGGTTCTGGAAATCGGCCGCCCGGTCGTGCTGTGTCTGAACATGTGGGACGCCGTTCGCAAGGGCCGGCTGACAATTGACTGCGGTCTCCTTTCACAGCGTCTTGGTGTTCCCGTTGTCAGCACGGAAGCACATCGTCGCGCCGGTCTGGAAGAACTTCGCGCGGCGATTGTCACGGCGGCCATGCATGGTCAGCCGCCGAAAGCACCGGCGGCGATGCCGGATGTCTTCGAAGCGGAAGTCCGGCAACTTCGCGAATGGCTGCTGAAGAATGGCTGCCCGAAAGATCTGGCGGGCGATTTTCTGATGCGGCGAGCTCTGCTGGACGAAGGCGGTTCCGTCGTTGCTCGTCTCAGAATGCTGACTTCGCCGGAATTGAAAACCGTCATCACGGAAGCTCGCGCCAGGCTGCGCGAACAGGGCTGCGTGATTCCCGGTGTCGAAGCCGCAGAACGCTACAAGGCGATTTCAGAACTCACGGCGGAGGTCGTTCGCGTTCCCGAAAATCCGACCAGGACGCCGTCGGAACGACTGGACATGCTGCTGACTCACCGCGTGCTGGGATTGCTGATCTGCGCTGCGGTGATGCTGGCGGTGTTTGCGTCGATCTACTGGATTTCCGCTCCGCTTAGCGACGGTGTCGAAGCGGTGCTGGCGTCGGTCAGCGACGTCGTCACGAGCTGGATGAGTCCCGGGCCGTTTCGCAGCCTGATGGTCGATGGCGTCATCGCGGGAGTCGGTTCGGTGCTGGTGTTTCTGCCTCAGATAGCCATCCTGTTTCTGTTCATCGCAATTCTGGAAGACTGCGGCTATATGGCTCGCGCGGCCTTTCTGATGGACCGCGTGATGGCTCTGATCGGGCTCAGTGGCCGGTCGTTTCTGCCGCTGATGTCGTCGTTCGCGTGTGCGGTACCGGGGATCATGGCGACACGGTCGATCGAAAATCGGCGCGACCGATTTGTGACCATTCTGGTTGCTCCGCTGATGAGTTGTTCGGCGCGGCTGCCCGTTTACGTACTGCTGACGTATGCGTTCGTTCCTGACCAGACGCTGGCGGGATGGCTTCCGCTGCGGGGACTGGTGCTGCTGGCGATCAGCAGTCTGGGTCTGATCGTGGCGATTCCCGTGGCCTGCATCCTTCGGAACACGGCCTTCCGGGGTGATCCGTCGCCGTTTCTGCTGGAACTTCCGGATTACCGCATGCCGTCGCTGCAGGTTGTCGTTCACCGCGTGTTCGACAGCTCAAAAGCGTTTGTGCTGCGAGCCGGCACGCTGATTTTTGCAACCACCGTTGTGATCTGGGCGGCCGGTTCGTTTCCGGGTGCGCAGGATGAACGTTACGAACTGATGTCTCAGATCGAACAGCTCGACCCGGCCGATCCCGAAAGCGAACTTCGCGCAGCAGAACTGGGCGACCGGTTGAATGCCGCCAACGCACGACTTCTGGAACAAAGCCTGCTGGGGCGAGTCGGCCATGCCATCGAACCCGTGGTGAAGCCGCTCGGCTGGGACTGGAAGATCGGCATGGGAGTCGTCGCGTCGTTTCCG from Planctomycetaceae bacterium includes:
- a CDS encoding FeoA family protein, producing MKLSELRPGQSGIVSELCQKAIVSGRLMEMGLIPGEVVEVIRRAPFGDPVEYRIRGVRISMRSSDASCVTVVPVSERVPA
- the feoB gene encoding ferrous iron transport protein B, with the translated sequence MSTSLPPSARPACAASAADKQARPLRVALIGNPNTGKSTLFNALAGLRVRTGNYPGVTVEERVGQVKWEGHSIELIDLPGTYSLSARSPDEMVAVDVLTGHGGQPEPDVIVCICNAGALERHLFLVSQVLEIGRPVVLCLNMWDAVRKGRLTIDCGLLSQRLGVPVVSTEAHRRAGLEELRAAIVTAAMHGQPPKAPAAMPDVFEAEVRQLREWLLKNGCPKDLAGDFLMRRALLDEGGSVVARLRMLTSPELKTVITEARARLREQGCVIPGVEAAERYKAISELTAEVVRVPENPTRTPSERLDMLLTHRVLGLLICAAVMLAVFASIYWISAPLSDGVEAVLASVSDVVTSWMSPGPFRSLMVDGVIAGVGSVLVFLPQIAILFLFIAILEDCGYMARAAFLMDRVMALIGLSGRSFLPLMSSFACAVPGIMATRSIENRRDRFVTILVAPLMSCSARLPVYVLLTYAFVPDQTLAGWLPLRGLVLLAISSLGLIVAIPVACILRNTAFRGDPSPFLLELPDYRMPSLQVVVHRVFDSSKAFVLRAGTLIFATTVVIWAAGSFPGAQDERYELMSQIEQLDPADPESELRAAELGDRLNAANARLLEQSLLGRVGHAIEPVVKPLGWDWKIGMGVVASFPAREVIIATLGTIYSLGGEVDETSSGLRGAMKSARWPDGKRVYTIPVAVSIMVFFALCAQCVSTLVVMRRETNSWRWPAFSFVYMTLLAWIGAFVTYQIGSRLG